In Phreatobacter stygius, a genomic segment contains:
- a CDS encoding acyl-CoA carboxylase subunit beta, with product MRKIISSLDTRSAEFQANLAHNRGLAAELRNRQRDARLIRPERDLQRLARQNKMFVRDRIEALLDPGTPFLELSTLAAGHAYDGDVPGAGVVSGIGIVSGREVIIHADDASVKGGAWYPLSVKKIVRTLDIAIENRLPVVHLCDSAGGFLPLQAELFGDRYLAGRIFRNQATLSKMGVPQVAIVLGHCTAGGAYVPALSEYNVIVKGTGAIFLGGPPLVKAATGEEVTVEELGGADVHTRISGTADYPASNERHAIAIAREIVGTFPKRAKAAVDWATPEPPAYDPDELYGVIPRDIKVQFDMREVIARLVDGSRFHEYQPAYGTTLICGFAHIWGCPVGILANNGVLFNDSALKGAHFMQLCDQNRTPVLFLQNITGYMVGREYEHRGITKDGAKMIMAVAGLEVPKITVVVNGSFGAGNYGMSGRAFDPRFLFMWPQSQISVMGAEQASNVLADIKIRQLARNGEQLDTGGIAAIREPILDEYRRQSSAYYSTSEIWDDGILDPVDTRNALAIALSAALNAPGKDPHYGVFRM from the coding sequence ATGCGCAAGATCATCTCGTCGCTGGACACGCGCTCGGCCGAGTTTCAGGCCAATCTCGCCCATAACCGGGGCCTTGCGGCGGAACTCAGGAACCGTCAGCGCGACGCCCGGCTGATCCGCCCCGAGCGCGACCTGCAGCGCCTGGCGCGCCAGAACAAGATGTTCGTGCGCGACCGGATCGAGGCGCTGCTCGATCCCGGCACGCCCTTCCTCGAACTGTCGACGCTCGCCGCCGGGCACGCCTATGACGGCGACGTGCCGGGCGCCGGCGTCGTCTCCGGCATCGGCATCGTCTCGGGCCGCGAGGTGATCATCCATGCCGACGACGCCAGCGTGAAAGGCGGCGCCTGGTATCCCCTGTCGGTCAAGAAGATCGTCCGGACGCTGGATATCGCCATCGAGAACCGGTTGCCGGTGGTGCATCTGTGCGACAGCGCCGGCGGCTTCCTGCCGCTGCAGGCGGAACTGTTCGGCGACCGCTATCTCGCCGGCCGGATCTTCCGCAACCAGGCGACCTTGTCGAAAATGGGCGTGCCGCAAGTGGCGATCGTGCTCGGCCATTGCACGGCGGGCGGTGCCTATGTGCCGGCGCTCAGCGAATATAACGTCATCGTCAAGGGCACCGGCGCGATCTTCCTCGGTGGCCCGCCGCTGGTGAAGGCCGCGACCGGCGAAGAGGTGACGGTCGAGGAGCTCGGTGGCGCCGACGTGCATACGCGGATTTCCGGCACGGCCGACTATCCCGCCAGCAACGAGCGCCACGCCATCGCGATTGCGCGCGAGATCGTCGGCACGTTTCCCAAGCGCGCCAAGGCCGCGGTCGACTGGGCAACGCCCGAGCCGCCGGCCTATGACCCGGACGAGCTCTACGGTGTCATCCCACGCGACATCAAGGTGCAGTTCGACATGCGCGAGGTGATCGCGCGCCTCGTCGACGGCAGCCGGTTCCACGAATATCAGCCGGCTTACGGCACGACGCTGATCTGCGGCTTCGCCCATATCTGGGGCTGCCCGGTCGGCATCCTCGCCAATAACGGCGTGCTGTTCAACGACAGCGCGCTCAAGGGCGCGCATTTCATGCAGCTCTGCGACCAGAACCGGACCCCGGTGCTGTTCCTGCAGAATATCACCGGATACATGGTCGGCCGCGAGTATGAGCATCGCGGCATCACCAAGGACGGCGCCAAGATGATCATGGCGGTCGCCGGCCTCGAGGTGCCGAAGATCACCGTGGTGGTCAATGGTTCGTTCGGCGCCGGCAATTACGGCATGTCGGGCCGCGCCTTCGACCCGCGCTTCCTGTTCATGTGGCCGCAGAGCCAGATCTCGGTGATGGGCGCCGAACAGGCGTCCAACGTGCTGGCCGACATCAAGATCCGGCAGTTGGCCCGCAACGGCGAACAATTGGACACCGGCGGCATCGCGGCGATCCGCGAGCCGATCCTGGATGAATACCGGCGCCAGTCGAGCGCCTATTATTCGACCTCGGAGATCTGGGACGACGGCATTCTGGATCCCGTCGACACCCGCAACGCGCTGGCCATCGCCTTGTCCGCGGCGCTCAATGCGCCCGGCAAGGATCCTCATTACGGCGTCTTCAGGATGTGA
- a CDS encoding acyl-CoA dehydrogenase family protein, protein MDTTGTSGRNRAASAFELSADQQEILDLASRFGRDELLALQPRMDDEEWWPPEAMPALAKMGFLGVTVPEELGGSGSDFFTSALITQGLARYNPAIALSYVAHENLCLNNIARNASAEVKRRVVPGLCDGTKIGALALTEPGAGSDALGSMATTARLDGDSYVLNGRKLFITNGPVADIVLVYAKTDRARGAKGISAFIVEKGTPGFAVAQKLDKMGFRGSTTAELTFDDCRVPAANMVGAEHRGVAVVMSGLDLERAIVAMINVGMAERALELAIDYAKTREQFGRKIGEFQLVQGKLAEMYVTVEAMKALCYRTLAEANDLEEGAGGRGEIHKITAAAIMFAAEGCSKVVADAVQIFGGAGYMRETEVNRLYRASKLLEIGAGTTEIRKLIIAGELLR, encoded by the coding sequence ATGGACACGACCGGGACATCCGGACGAAACCGTGCGGCATCGGCCTTCGAGCTATCGGCCGATCAGCAGGAAATCCTTGATCTGGCATCGCGATTCGGCCGCGACGAACTGCTCGCGCTGCAGCCGCGCATGGACGACGAGGAATGGTGGCCGCCGGAGGCCATGCCGGCGCTGGCCAAGATGGGTTTCCTCGGCGTGACGGTGCCGGAGGAGCTCGGCGGCAGCGGTTCGGACTTCTTCACCTCGGCGCTGATCACCCAAGGCCTGGCGCGCTACAACCCGGCGATCGCGCTCTCCTATGTCGCCCATGAAAACCTCTGCCTGAACAATATCGCGCGCAATGCCAGCGCCGAGGTCAAGCGCCGGGTCGTGCCGGGGCTCTGCGACGGCACCAAGATCGGCGCGCTCGCGCTGACCGAGCCCGGCGCCGGCTCCGACGCGCTTGGCTCGATGGCCACCACCGCCAGGCTGGACGGCGACAGCTACGTGCTCAACGGCCGCAAGCTCTTCATCACCAACGGCCCGGTCGCCGATATCGTGCTGGTCTATGCCAAGACCGACCGGGCCCGGGGCGCCAAGGGCATTTCCGCCTTCATCGTCGAGAAGGGCACGCCCGGTTTCGCGGTGGCCCAGAAGCTCGACAAGATGGGCTTTCGCGGCTCGACCACCGCCGAGCTGACCTTCGACGACTGCCGCGTGCCGGCCGCCAACATGGTCGGCGCCGAGCACCGGGGTGTCGCGGTGGTCATGAGCGGGCTCGACCTCGAGCGCGCCATCGTCGCCATGATCAATGTCGGCATGGCCGAGCGGGCCCTGGAGCTCGCCATCGACTATGCCAAGACACGCGAGCAGTTCGGCCGCAAGATCGGCGAGTTCCAGCTGGTCCAGGGCAAGCTTGCCGAGATGTATGTCACGGTCGAAGCGATGAAGGCGCTGTGCTACCGCACCCTCGCCGAGGCGAACGACCTGGAAGAGGGCGCGGGCGGCCGCGGCGAGATCCACAAGATCACCGCCGCCGCGATCATGTTTGCCGCCGAAGGCTGCAGCAAAGTGGTCGCCGACGCGGTGCAGATCTTCGGCGGCGCCGGCTACATGCGCGAGACCGAGGTCAACCGGCTCTACCGTGCCTCCAAGCTGCTGGAAATCGGTGCCGGCACCACCGAGATCCGCAAGCTGATCATTGCCGGCGAGCTGCTGCGCTGA
- a CDS encoding SDR family oxidoreductase has protein sequence MTQTSPHATGSDADLITAPLTYRADLLKDQVVLVSGAGSGIGKAIAVQCARLGARLAICGRKADKLEATAELIRGLGGEVLVRPASIRDADDVGRLHAEVWQRFGRLDHLVNNAGGQFPQAAIDYSVKGWNAVIDTNLTGTWHMMQAAARGWRDHGTPGSIINIVTVIWRGMPGVAHTCAARAGVIYLSKTVAIEWAPLNIRVNCVAPGAIATEGMDVYSDEAQRDLPRSNLMQRFGQARDVADAVTYLAGPSGAFVTGEVMVVDGGNQVWGDQWTIPRPDYFGGQRP, from the coding sequence ATGACCCAGACATCGCCTCATGCGACCGGCAGCGATGCCGACCTGATCACCGCGCCGCTGACCTATCGCGCCGATCTCCTGAAGGACCAGGTGGTGCTGGTCTCGGGCGCCGGCAGCGGCATCGGCAAGGCCATCGCCGTCCAATGCGCCAGGCTCGGCGCCAGGCTCGCGATTTGCGGCCGCAAGGCCGACAAGCTGGAGGCGACCGCCGAGCTGATCCGCGGCCTTGGCGGCGAGGTCCTGGTGCGGCCAGCCTCGATTCGCGATGCCGATGATGTCGGCCGGCTTCACGCCGAAGTCTGGCAGCGCTTCGGCCGGCTCGACCATCTCGTCAACAATGCCGGCGGCCAGTTTCCGCAGGCCGCGATCGATTATTCGGTGAAGGGCTGGAACGCCGTCATCGACACCAATCTGACTGGCACCTGGCACATGATGCAGGCCGCCGCCCGCGGCTGGCGCGACCATGGCACTCCGGGCTCGATCATCAATATCGTCACCGTGATCTGGCGCGGCATGCCGGGCGTCGCTCATACCTGCGCGGCGCGCGCCGGCGTCATCTACCTGTCCAAGACGGTCGCGATCGAATGGGCGCCACTCAACATCCGGGTCAATTGCGTGGCCCCCGGCGCCATCGCCACCGAGGGCATGGATGTCTATTCCGATGAGGCGCAACGTGACCTGCCGCGCTCCAACCTGATGCAGCGCTTCGGCCAGGCCCGCGATGTCGCCGACGCCGTCACCTATCTCGCCGGCCCGAGCGGCGCCTTCGTCACCGGCGAGGTCATGGTGGTCGACGGCGGCAACCAGGTCTGGGGCGACCAGTGGACCATCCCGCGTCCCGATTATTTCGGCGGCCAGCGACCCTGA
- a CDS encoding enoyl-CoA hydratase/isomerase family protein, producing the protein MSKEAAPLAQSSTEAPVLTSVDGPIAVIRLNRPKQLNVLDIAMGEGLLAALRRIAADATIRVVVLAGAGRSFMAGGDLTLFHRDPEKAPAAATQLIDLFHAAMLAIRQMPQPVIAALQGPVAGGGLGLALACDLGVAADDASFLSAYTKIGTSPDGGTTWSLTRLLGARRAMEVMLLNEPMDAHTALALGLVNRVVPAGDVEAEALAMARKIAGGAHGATAAVKRLVGAAVTADFAEQLAAEKVSFIERAATADFREGIAAFLERRTPRFEP; encoded by the coding sequence ATGTCCAAGGAAGCCGCGCCGCTCGCGCAGAGCAGCACTGAGGCACCGGTGCTCACCAGCGTCGATGGCCCGATCGCGGTCATCCGGCTCAACCGGCCGAAGCAGCTGAACGTGCTCGACATCGCCATGGGCGAGGGCCTGCTGGCGGCGCTCCGGCGCATCGCGGCCGACGCCACGATCCGAGTTGTCGTGCTCGCCGGCGCCGGCCGGTCCTTCATGGCCGGCGGCGATCTCACCTTGTTCCACCGGGACCCGGAAAAAGCGCCGGCCGCCGCGACCCAGCTGATCGACCTGTTCCATGCCGCCATGCTGGCGATCAGGCAAATGCCGCAGCCGGTCATTGCGGCACTGCAAGGGCCGGTCGCCGGCGGCGGCCTTGGCCTGGCGCTCGCCTGCGACCTCGGCGTGGCGGCGGACGATGCGAGTTTCCTCTCCGCCTATACCAAGATCGGCACGAGCCCCGATGGCGGCACCACCTGGTCGCTGACCCGGCTGCTCGGGGCGCGCCGCGCCATGGAAGTCATGCTGCTGAACGAGCCGATGGATGCGCACACGGCGCTGGCGCTCGGCCTGGTCAATCGCGTGGTGCCGGCGGGCGATGTCGAGGCCGAAGCGCTCGCCATGGCGCGCAAGATCGCCGGCGGCGCCCATGGCGCGACGGCGGCGGTCAAGCGGCTGGTCGGCGCGGCGGTGACGGCAGATTTCGCCGAACAGCTCGCCGCCGAAAAGGTCTCGTTCATCGAGCGGGCAGCGACAGCCGATTTCCGGGAAGGCATTGCCGCCTTCCTGGAGCGGCGGACGCCGCGATTCGAGCCCTGA
- a CDS encoding TetR/AcrR family transcriptional regulator, producing the protein MQDRRDSILSAAKQAFAEKGFEGTSIADIARAAGVSDGLAYRYFQNKRDLLNEVLRAFYERTMVDLEIIATRDAPFETRLHDLIHRHLVAFVADADLCRLFISEVRTASDYQGSPVHELNRRYTSILIRIIEAGVATGEVRADIDIRLVRDVIFGAVEHRSWAAVNGRPHDVDATARNLVELLRYGLIARRDAGAAS; encoded by the coding sequence ATGCAGGATCGCCGCGATTCGATCCTCTCGGCGGCCAAGCAGGCCTTTGCCGAGAAGGGCTTCGAGGGCACCTCCATTGCCGATATCGCGCGCGCCGCCGGCGTCTCGGACGGGCTGGCCTATCGCTACTTCCAGAACAAGCGCGACCTGCTCAACGAAGTGCTGCGCGCCTTCTACGAGCGGACCATGGTCGACCTCGAGATCATCGCCACCCGCGATGCGCCGTTCGAGACCCGCCTGCACGACCTGATCCACCGGCATCTGGTGGCCTTCGTCGCCGATGCGGACCTTTGCCGGCTGTTCATCTCGGAAGTGCGGACCGCCAGCGACTACCAGGGCTCGCCGGTACACGAATTGAACCGCCGTTATACCTCGATCCTGATCCGCATCATCGAAGCCGGCGTCGCGACCGGCGAGGTGCGCGCCGATATCGACATCCGCCTGGTGCGTGACGTCATTTTCGGCGCCGTCGAACACCGCTCCTGGGCGGCGGTCAATGGCCGTCCGCATGATGTCGACGCCACCGCGCGCAATCTCGTCGAGCTCTTGCGCTACGGCCTGATCGCCCGGCGGGATGCCGGAGCCGCGTCATGA
- a CDS encoding ABC transporter ATP-binding protein: protein MNATSIDTTPSTDRPVVLACRDIERSFGGLKALKGTSLDVREGEIFGLVGPNGSGKTTLVNVVTGFYPPNAGTVTLFGENITHVAPHAIARRGVARTFQNLALFKGMSVLDNILIGRHVHMKPSALGTFFYWWWAQREELANRRVVEEVIEFMQLQDIRDEPVDVIPLGLQKRVELARALVAEPRFLILDEPMAGMNQEEKEYIARFILDAREARGVTILIIEHHMDVVTAICDRVVVLSYGEIISEGKPQEAISHPRVVSAYLGERAAKRHQQGAA, encoded by the coding sequence ATGAACGCAACCAGCATCGACACCACGCCTTCGACCGACCGACCGGTCGTGCTGGCCTGTCGCGATATCGAGCGCTCGTTCGGTGGGCTGAAGGCGCTGAAAGGCACCTCGCTCGACGTCCGTGAGGGTGAGATCTTCGGCCTGGTCGGTCCGAACGGCAGCGGCAAGACCACGCTGGTCAATGTGGTGACCGGCTTCTACCCGCCCAATGCCGGCACCGTGACCCTGTTCGGCGAGAACATCACCCATGTCGCGCCGCATGCCATTGCCCGGCGCGGCGTCGCCCGCACGTTCCAGAACCTCGCTTTGTTCAAGGGCATGAGCGTTCTCGACAACATCCTGATCGGCCGCCACGTCCATATGAAGCCGAGCGCGCTCGGCACCTTCTTCTATTGGTGGTGGGCGCAGCGCGAGGAGCTGGCGAACCGTCGCGTCGTCGAGGAAGTCATCGAGTTCATGCAGTTGCAGGACATCCGCGACGAGCCGGTCGACGTGATCCCGCTCGGCCTGCAGAAACGCGTCGAGCTGGCGCGCGCGCTGGTCGCCGAGCCGCGTTTCCTGATCCTGGACGAGCCGATGGCCGGCATGAACCAGGAAGAGAAGGAATATATCGCCCGCTTCATTCTGGATGCCCGCGAGGCGCGCGGCGTCACCATCCTGATCATCGAGCACCACATGGATGTGGTCACCGCGATCTGCGACCGGGTCGTCGTGCTCAGCTATGGCGAGATCATTTCCGAAGGCAAGCCGCAGGAGGCGATTTCGCATCCGCGCGTCGTCTCGGCCTATCTCGGCGAGCGCGCCGCCAAGCGCCACCAGCAGGGAGCGGCATGA
- a CDS encoding acetyl-CoA carboxylase biotin carboxyl carrier protein subunit has translation MRHAFDIAGSEIELWLAREGAGYRLHRDGGEARVALSAEGGLRQMLTVDGVSEPMLVAIEGELLHVHVGGRSHVIRHLDPARRFADADASGGADMARAPMPGTVVRIDAVLGQAVAVGDPILVIESMKLETTIRAWQDGRIGDIHVSEGQSFDRDAPLVSLTASEA, from the coding sequence ATGCGGCACGCTTTCGACATTGCCGGATCCGAGATCGAGCTCTGGCTCGCCCGTGAGGGTGCGGGTTATCGGCTGCACCGCGATGGCGGTGAGGCGCGCGTGGCGCTGTCGGCCGAGGGCGGCCTGCGCCAGATGCTGACGGTCGACGGGGTCTCCGAGCCGATGCTCGTGGCGATCGAGGGCGAGCTCCTGCATGTCCATGTCGGCGGCCGGTCCCATGTCATTCGCCATCTCGACCCGGCCCGGCGCTTCGCCGATGCGGATGCGAGCGGCGGCGCCGACATGGCGCGGGCGCCAATGCCCGGCACGGTGGTGCGCATCGATGCGGTGCTTGGCCAGGCGGTCGCGGTCGGCGATCCGATCCTGGTGATCGAGAGCATGAAACTCGAGACCACCATCCGCGCCTGGCAGGACGGCCGGATCGGCGACATCCATGTCAGCGAGGGCCAAAGCTTCGATCGCGATGCGCCGCTGGTCAGCCTGACCGCGAGCGAGGCCTGA
- a CDS encoding enoyl-CoA hydratase-related protein — MTDVRVETRGQALWLTIDREAKRNALDDAVLHALREGVESAGGRDGIRAVVITGAGSKVFCAGGNLKQDAEGDPFRVDPNRLDNPVALLLRAIEDCPVATIARVNGHALGGGFGLVCACDFAIAADHARLGTPEISLGLFPLMILPSILRVLSRRDAAKLCMTGKPISAAEAQAIGAVNEALPETGLDAAIDTLVASLAGGAPTAMRFGRRALNTIAEMPYLAGLEYAQRVLPLLAKTDDAIEGFKAFNERRAPRWVTS; from the coding sequence ATGACTGATGTCCGCGTCGAAACGCGGGGACAGGCGCTTTGGCTCACGATCGATCGCGAGGCCAAGCGCAACGCCCTGGATGATGCCGTGCTGCATGCCCTGCGCGAGGGCGTCGAGAGCGCCGGCGGCCGCGACGGCATCCGGGCGGTGGTCATCACCGGCGCCGGTTCGAAGGTCTTCTGCGCCGGCGGCAATCTGAAACAGGATGCCGAAGGCGACCCCTTCCGGGTCGATCCCAACCGGCTCGACAATCCGGTCGCCCTGCTGCTCAGGGCGATCGAGGACTGCCCGGTGGCGACCATCGCCAGGGTCAATGGCCATGCGCTTGGCGGCGGCTTCGGGCTCGTCTGCGCCTGCGACTTCGCCATTGCCGCCGACCACGCCCGGCTCGGCACGCCGGAGATCAGTCTCGGCCTGTTCCCGCTGATGATCCTGCCCTCGATCCTGCGCGTCTTGTCGCGCCGCGACGCGGCAAAGCTCTGCATGACCGGCAAGCCGATCTCGGCGGCGGAAGCGCAGGCGATCGGTGCCGTCAACGAGGCGCTGCCGGAAACCGGGCTCGATGCCGCGATCGACACGCTCGTCGCCTCACTTGCCGGCGGCGCGCCGACCGCCATGCGCTTCGGCCGTCGCGCGCTCAATACCATTGCTGAGATGCCCTATCTCGCCGGGCTGGAATATGCCCAGCGCGTCTTGCCTCTGCTGGCCAAGACCGACGACGCGATCGAGGGCTTCAAGGCCTTCAACGAAAGGCGCGCGCCGCGTTGGGTGACATCATGA
- a CDS encoding acyclic terpene utilization AtuA family protein — translation MSDQAKTIRIGCASGFWGDTPAGARQLVERGEIDYLVFDYLAEITLALLARIRAKRPELGFVPDFVDTVAALLPDIMARGIRVVSNGGGMNPEAAAAELGRRAAALGLAPKIAVVTGDDLLPRLEEFRAAGVSEMFTGAPLPEKLTSANAYLGAGPIAFALARGADIVITGRCVDSAVTLGALMHEFGWAPTDYDRLSAGSLAGHLLECGAQATGGLATDWADVPGWDDMGFPIAECRADGRFLITKPPATGGLITPLNVAEQMLYEIGDPKAYLLPDVACDFSQVVMTEAGPDQVLVTGARGRAPTGSLKVSATFAEGFRTIGTVTIAGRDAAPKARRTGEAIIARARRLVAEAGLADFRETSIEVLGSEATYGDQARPEALASREVVLKIGARHDAEAPLAMLAREIAPAATAMAQGLTGFFAGRPGVQPVLRGYSFLVPAEKVPASVAIDGQRYDLPATDSRETPAPEPGGVSPEPAVPATATTVPLIALAVGRSGDKGNSANIGVIARKPEYLPFIRAALTPEQIRDYFRQTGVTHVERFELPGMNALNFLLHDCLGGGGIASLRIDPQGKAFAQMLMDIAIPVPTDLAELARGARRP, via the coding sequence ATGAGCGATCAGGCCAAGACCATTCGAATCGGCTGCGCCTCGGGCTTCTGGGGCGATACGCCGGCCGGCGCCCGGCAATTGGTCGAGCGCGGCGAAATCGACTATCTGGTCTTCGACTATCTCGCCGAGATCACGCTGGCGCTGCTCGCCCGGATCCGCGCGAAGCGGCCGGAGCTCGGCTTCGTGCCGGATTTCGTCGACACCGTCGCGGCGCTGCTGCCCGACATCATGGCGCGCGGCATTCGCGTCGTGTCGAATGGCGGCGGCATGAACCCCGAGGCTGCCGCGGCCGAGCTTGGCCGGCGCGCGGCGGCCCTTGGCCTTGCCCCGAAAATCGCGGTCGTGACCGGCGACGATCTCTTGCCGCGCCTCGAGGAGTTCCGGGCGGCTGGCGTCAGCGAGATGTTCACCGGCGCGCCTCTCCCGGAAAAACTGACCAGCGCCAATGCCTATCTCGGCGCCGGGCCGATCGCCTTCGCGCTCGCCCGCGGCGCCGACATCGTGATCACCGGGCGCTGTGTCGATTCGGCTGTCACGCTCGGCGCGCTGATGCATGAATTCGGCTGGGCGCCGACCGATTACGACCGGCTTTCCGCCGGCAGCCTGGCTGGCCACCTGCTCGAATGTGGCGCCCAGGCGACCGGCGGTCTCGCCACCGACTGGGCCGACGTGCCCGGCTGGGACGACATGGGCTTTCCGATTGCCGAATGCCGCGCCGACGGTCGATTCCTGATCACCAAACCGCCGGCGACCGGCGGGCTGATCACGCCGCTCAACGTCGCCGAACAGATGCTCTACGAGATCGGCGACCCCAAGGCCTATCTCCTGCCCGATGTCGCCTGCGATTTCAGCCAGGTCGTGATGACCGAGGCTGGCCCCGACCAGGTCCTGGTCACCGGCGCGCGCGGCCGGGCACCGACCGGCAGCCTGAAGGTCAGCGCCACCTTTGCCGAGGGCTTCCGCACCATCGGCACGGTGACCATCGCCGGCCGCGATGCGGCGCCCAAGGCCAGGCGGACCGGCGAAGCCATCATCGCGCGCGCCCGCCGGCTGGTCGCCGAGGCCGGTCTTGCCGATTTCCGCGAAACCTCGATCGAAGTCCTCGGCAGCGAGGCCACCTATGGCGACCAGGCCCGCCCCGAGGCGCTGGCAAGCCGCGAGGTCGTGCTGAAGATCGGCGCCCGGCACGATGCCGAAGCGCCACTCGCCATGCTCGCCCGCGAGATCGCGCCGGCCGCGACCGCCATGGCCCAGGGCCTGACCGGCTTCTTCGCCGGGCGCCCTGGCGTCCAGCCGGTTCTGCGCGGCTATTCGTTTCTGGTGCCCGCGGAAAAAGTGCCGGCCAGCGTCGCAATCGATGGGCAACGATATGATTTGCCGGCAACCGATTCACGTGAAACGCCAGCGCCCGAGCCGGGCGGGGTATCACCCGAGCCGGCTGTTCCGGCGACTGCCACGACCGTGCCGCTGATCGCGTTGGCCGTCGGCCGCAGCGGCGACAAGGGCAATTCCGCCAATATCGGCGTGATCGCGCGAAAGCCGGAATACCTGCCCTTCATCCGCGCCGCACTGACGCCGGAGCAGATCAGGGACTATTTCCGCCAGACCGGCGTCACCCACGTCGAACGCTTCGAACTGCCCGGCATGAACGCGCTGAATTTCCTGCTGCATGACTGCCTCGGCGGCGGCGGCATCGCCTCCCTGCGCATCGATCCGCAAGGCAAGGCCTTCGCCCAGATGCTGATGGATATCGCCATTCCCGTTCCAACCGATCTCGCGGAACTCGCACGCGGAGCGCGCCGGCCATGA
- a CDS encoding acetyl-CoA carboxylase biotin carboxylase subunit, translating into MSRLPFDTLLVANRGEIALRIIRSAKRLGLRTVVVCHEADAGSPAAEAADMVVGIEGRTGVAAYLDGAQIIDAARRSGAQAIHPGYGFLSENAGFARAVAAAGLVFVGPTPEAIDLMGDKIRARAFVVEHGFPVAPSAIEDDDPASFVERARALGAPLLVKPSAGGGGKGMRIVRDMALLEQEIIQARSEGTRYFGDGRLYVERFVERPRHIEVQVLGDAHGHVVHLGERECSVQRRFQKIVEETPSPALSPALRERICETAAGIARAAGYRNAGTVEFIFGDGQFYFLEMNTRLQVEHPVTEMVTGIDLVEQQLRVAGGEALAFSQADVTSSGHSIELRVYAESASRGFTPTTGRILALELPQGEGVRVDAGFGQGQRVTTAFDPMLAKLIVHGADRGQAIDRARRALADFALLGCETNMAFLGRLIADPAFAAGEVHTGWLDENPSLAAEPPLDRVTELKLLAVAALSTRAVRDGADAVPTLHASIGAWRN; encoded by the coding sequence ATGAGCCGCTTGCCCTTCGACACGCTGCTGGTCGCCAATCGCGGCGAGATCGCGCTCAGGATCATCCGCTCGGCCAAACGCCTGGGCCTGCGCACCGTGGTGGTCTGCCACGAGGCCGATGCCGGCTCGCCGGCGGCGGAGGCCGCCGACATGGTGGTGGGCATCGAGGGGCGCACCGGGGTTGCCGCCTATCTCGACGGGGCGCAGATCATCGATGCGGCCCGGCGCTCGGGTGCCCAGGCGATCCATCCGGGCTACGGCTTCCTGTCGGAAAATGCCGGTTTTGCCCGTGCCGTGGCGGCGGCCGGCCTCGTCTTCGTCGGGCCGACGCCCGAGGCGATCGATCTGATGGGCGACAAGATCCGGGCCCGTGCCTTTGTCGTCGAGCACGGTTTTCCGGTAGCGCCCTCGGCGATCGAGGATGACGACCCGGCAAGCTTCGTCGAGCGGGCCCGCGCGCTCGGCGCGCCGCTGCTGGTCAAGCCATCCGCCGGCGGCGGCGGCAAGGGCATGCGCATCGTCCGCGACATGGCCCTGCTCGAGCAGGAGATCATCCAGGCGCGCAGCGAAGGCACCCGCTATTTCGGTGACGGCCGGCTCTATGTCGAACGTTTCGTCGAGCGGCCCCGCCATATCGAGGTTCAGGTGCTGGGCGACGCCCATGGCCATGTCGTGCATCTGGGCGAGCGCGAGTGTTCGGTCCAGCGCCGCTTCCAGAAGATCGTCGAGGAAACGCCGTCGCCGGCACTCAGCCCGGCCTTGCGGGAGCGCATTTGCGAAACCGCCGCCGGCATCGCGCGCGCCGCCGGCTATCGCAATGCCGGTACGGTCGAATTCATCTTCGGCGACGGCCAGTTCTATTTCCTGGAAATGAACACCCGCCTGCAGGTCGAGCACCCGGTCACCGAAATGGTCACCGGCATCGACCTGGTCGAGCAGCAGCTGCGGGTCGCAGGCGGCGAGGCCCTGGCCTTCTCGCAGGCCGATGTCACGTCGTCGGGCCATTCCATCGAACTCCGGGTCTATGCCGAATCCGCCTCGCGCGGCTTCACCCCGACCACCGGCCGGATCCTGGCGCTGGAATTGCCGCAAGGCGAAGGTGTCCGGGTCGATGCCGGTTTCGGCCAAGGGCAAAGGGTGACCACCGCCTTCGATCCGATGCTGGCCAAACTGATCGTCCACGGCGCCGACCGTGGCCAAGCGATCGACCGTGCCCGCCGGGCGCTCGCCGATTTCGCCCTGCTCGGCTGCGAGACCAATATGGCCTTCCTTGGCCGGCTCATCGCCGACCCGGCCTTTGCCGCCGGCGAGGTTCATACCGGCTGGCTCGACGAGAACCCGTCGCTGGCGGCCGAGCCGCCGCTCGATCGGGTGACCGAACTGAAGCTTCTGGCGGTCGCTGCGCTTTCGACCCGCGCGGTGCGCGACGGGGCCGATGCCGTCCCCACCCTTCATGCCTCCATTGGCGCCTGGCGGAACTGA